One Nitrospina watsonii DNA segment encodes these proteins:
- a CDS encoding TonB-dependent siderophore receptor: protein MKPFQVAQSGDPMEFDIQAQDLNAALLEYADRTGIQIMYESSSVAGMRSSGVQGTYTPEEALKRILKGTGIKHKFVDNTRVTLVGAERVMELSPIDVIADDYVGLYMSERAISATRTGVENKDIPQKIEVYNRNMLDDTRSNNVGEVLRFSPGAVSDGGSFGAFADNFNFRGFSAASNMMVNGLRGGTRMITARDTSNVERVEILKGPSSVMYGQMQPSAVVNVVTKQPLDFFHAEGGFQLGSFDSYRLTTDVGGPISDDKRIKYRLNVAYEDRESFIRFWDREHIFIAPVVTMDLNEDTKWTVEGTYSADDWSNFYNGQPASGLLTPNPNGKYDPSISIGEPNFGGTSRSNISVMSRLEHRFSDWLIGRFNFSWMQTKRNFEEVFPDGLQADGRTLNREFFVSPGDTSQDFFFLLDVNATFDTGSLAHEVVVGADFRNNHGDFHTNFAAMGTLDIFNPVYNVSSKPSLVPRTFIQDIKTLGFFLQDRITVFENLKLLGGFRYAYSDLDSEFAAAGGPLVPFSRTDDAFTTQFGAVYQPWETVSVFFNRTESFVPQDGSTAGGTPFAPESGEQYEGGFKVDFLDGRANATLSYFHITQSNMATNDPNNPGFDIAVGESQSQGVELSVQAEPVPGWNLLTSYGFTETEVTKDNSGLQGNTFRNVPSHTFALQSRYDFQTAPWDKFSVNGSVQHVSTRFANANNTFRLPGYVRVDVGGMYRPTDKLDVGFFVENLFDEQIFASGFRQNVFLQNPRTFQGVVRFRY from the coding sequence ATGAAACCGTTCCAGGTGGCGCAATCCGGGGACCCGATGGAATTTGACATACAGGCGCAGGACCTCAACGCGGCGCTTTTGGAATACGCAGACCGCACCGGAATTCAGATCATGTATGAATCGTCTTCCGTGGCAGGCATGCGCTCATCCGGCGTGCAGGGAACGTACACACCGGAAGAGGCTTTGAAGAGAATATTGAAGGGGACGGGAATAAAGCACAAATTCGTGGACAACACCCGGGTCACGCTCGTGGGTGCGGAACGGGTGATGGAACTGTCGCCCATCGACGTGATCGCCGACGACTACGTGGGCCTGTACATGAGTGAGCGCGCCATTTCCGCCACGCGCACCGGCGTGGAGAACAAGGACATCCCGCAGAAAATCGAAGTGTACAACCGCAATATGCTGGACGACACCCGCTCCAACAACGTCGGCGAGGTGCTTCGGTTTTCTCCCGGCGCCGTCAGTGACGGCGGCAGTTTCGGAGCCTTCGCCGACAATTTTAATTTTCGCGGGTTCTCCGCCGCCAGCAATATGATGGTCAACGGCTTGCGCGGCGGCACGCGCATGATCACCGCCCGGGACACGTCCAACGTCGAACGCGTGGAAATCCTGAAAGGCCCTTCCTCGGTCATGTACGGGCAAATGCAGCCCAGCGCCGTGGTCAATGTGGTCACCAAACAGCCTCTTGATTTCTTCCATGCGGAGGGCGGCTTTCAACTGGGGTCGTTCGATTCCTACCGGCTGACCACGGACGTCGGCGGTCCCATCTCCGACGACAAGAGAATCAAATACCGGCTCAACGTTGCTTACGAAGACCGGGAATCGTTCATCCGCTTCTGGGACCGGGAGCACATATTCATCGCGCCCGTCGTCACCATGGATTTGAATGAGGACACCAAATGGACGGTGGAAGGGACTTATTCCGCGGACGATTGGTCCAACTTTTACAACGGCCAACCGGCCAGCGGGCTTCTGACCCCGAATCCCAACGGGAAGTACGATCCTTCCATCAGCATCGGCGAACCCAATTTCGGCGGTACCTCCCGAAGCAACATCAGCGTCATGTCCCGCCTGGAACACCGCTTCAGCGACTGGTTGATCGGACGATTCAATTTTTCATGGATGCAGACCAAGCGAAACTTTGAGGAAGTGTTTCCCGACGGCCTGCAGGCGGACGGCAGGACGTTGAACCGGGAATTCTTTGTCAGCCCCGGCGACACGAGCCAGGACTTCTTCTTCCTTCTGGATGTGAATGCCACCTTCGACACCGGCAGCCTCGCCCACGAAGTCGTGGTGGGCGCCGATTTCAGGAACAATCACGGCGATTTTCACACCAACTTTGCCGCCATGGGGACCCTCGACATTTTCAATCCGGTTTACAATGTGTCCTCCAAGCCCAGTCTGGTGCCGCGAACCTTCATTCAAGACATCAAGACCCTGGGCTTTTTTCTCCAGGATCGCATCACCGTATTTGAAAACCTGAAATTGCTGGGTGGGTTCCGCTATGCGTACTCGGATCTCGACAGTGAATTCGCCGCCGCAGGCGGTCCGTTGGTTCCCTTCAGCCGCACCGACGACGCGTTCACCACCCAGTTTGGCGCGGTGTATCAACCGTGGGAAACCGTCTCCGTATTCTTCAACCGGACGGAGTCGTTCGTTCCACAGGATGGATCGACCGCAGGCGGCACCCCGTTTGCCCCGGAAAGTGGTGAGCAGTACGAAGGTGGTTTCAAGGTCGATTTTCTCGACGGCCGGGCCAACGCCACCCTCAGTTACTTTCACATCACCCAGTCCAACATGGCGACCAATGACCCCAACAATCCGGGATTTGATATCGCCGTCGGTGAATCGCAAAGCCAGGGCGTCGAGCTTTCGGTGCAGGCGGAACCCGTTCCGGGCTGGAATCTCCTGACTTCCTACGGATTTACGGAAACGGAAGTCACCAAAGACAACAGCGGTTTGCAGGGAAACACGTTTCGCAACGTGCCTTCGCACACCTTCGCTCTGCAGTCGCGTTACGATTTTCAGACCGCGCCCTGGGACAAGTTCAGCGTCAACGGCAGCGTCCAGCACGTCAGCACCCGGTTTGCCAACGCGAACAATACCTTTCGTCTTCCCGGTTATGTCCGGGTGGATGTGGGTGGCATGTACCGGCCGACGGACAAACTGGATGTCGGGTTCTTTGTGGAAAACCTGTTCGACGAACAAATCTTTGCCAGTGGGTTCCGGCAGAACGTTTTCCTCCAAAACCCACGCACCTTTCAAGGCGTTGTGCGGTTCCGTTACTGA
- a CDS encoding FecR family protein, translated as MKEPKTRQEIESRAAWWIVRMRSPDFSPNEREELMAWRRHPDHEKAFRLALDTWGQLGKAAQAPRRKTTATRQPNLHATLQTPPARSPAVNGWAHAGSRSGKKAGWLGYAAAAALLLVAMWPGLQAANPFPMDRADHRTSYGEIRAVTLPDGSRVRLNTRTVIALRFSDSERRVELLEGEADFTVVAEPDRKRPFIVEAGQGQARALGTRFVVRRVGESLQFTALHHSIEVTTPSVDAKEPERVVLHPGEVVHVDPMAHLSPVEKPSQREIVPWERGRLVFDRVPFSQVIDEINRYRVERIVITNDDLAKRRVSAVFHLDDLDHVIDMAAEELQATVVPVPPYYTLLY; from the coding sequence GTGAAGGAACCAAAAACCAGACAGGAAATCGAAAGCCGTGCGGCCTGGTGGATCGTCCGCATGCGCTCGCCCGACTTTTCGCCGAACGAGCGGGAGGAGTTGATGGCGTGGCGCCGGCATCCGGATCATGAAAAAGCGTTTCGGCTGGCGCTCGACACGTGGGGGCAGTTGGGGAAGGCGGCCCAGGCACCTCGGCGGAAGACGACTGCCACCCGCCAACCGAATCTCCATGCAACGCTTCAAACTCCACCTGCCCGTTCTCCAGCGGTGAATGGATGGGCGCATGCCGGGAGCCGGAGCGGAAAGAAAGCGGGATGGCTGGGCTACGCCGCCGCGGCGGCTTTGTTGCTGGTGGCGATGTGGCCAGGATTGCAGGCGGCCAATCCGTTTCCGATGGATCGCGCCGACCACCGCACATCCTACGGTGAAATCCGCGCCGTAACCCTCCCCGATGGCAGCCGGGTGCGGTTGAACACGCGCACGGTCATTGCCCTGCGGTTTTCCGATTCTGAACGGCGGGTCGAATTGCTGGAAGGCGAAGCGGATTTCACCGTGGTTGCGGAACCGGACCGCAAGCGTCCGTTCATCGTCGAAGCGGGGCAGGGCCAGGCGCGGGCGCTGGGCACGCGGTTTGTCGTGCGCCGCGTTGGGGAGTCGCTCCAGTTCACCGCCCTTCATCATTCCATCGAAGTGACCACGCCCTCCGTGGATGCGAAGGAACCAGAGCGGGTGGTTCTGCACCCGGGTGAAGTGGTTCATGTTGACCCCATGGCCCATCTCAGCCCCGTTGAAAAACCCAGCCAGCGGGAGATCGTGCCTTGGGAGCGCGGACGCCTGGTGTTCGACCGCGTGCCGTTTTCGCAGGTGATCGATGAAATCAACCGCTACCGCGTGGAGCGCATCGTCATCACCAACGATGACCTGGCAAAACGCCGCGTGAGCGCCGTGTTTCACCTCGACGATCTCGACCACGTCATCGACATGGCCGCGGAAGAACTGCAGGCCACCGTCGTCCCCGTCCCGCCCTATTACACGCTCCTGTATTGA
- a CDS encoding RNA polymerase sigma factor, with the protein MNARLEELFLAHQKELKRFLNAKVRCADTADDLIQETFLRVAQIPSSVTIENARSYLYRTASNLAIDHFRTERRRQTHPTETESLWNIPDTTAPVEHSIEGRKKLAVLKEALDELPLLTQKIFHLHRMEGRTYADVARLLKVSESTVQKHLAKALYHAMQALKSL; encoded by the coding sequence ATGAATGCCAGACTGGAGGAACTGTTCCTGGCCCATCAAAAAGAATTGAAACGCTTTTTGAATGCCAAAGTGCGATGCGCCGACACCGCCGATGACCTGATTCAGGAGACGTTCCTGCGCGTGGCTCAAATCCCTTCCAGCGTCACCATTGAAAATGCCCGTTCTTACTTGTATCGCACGGCGTCCAACCTGGCGATCGATCATTTCCGAACCGAGCGCCGCCGGCAGACGCATCCCACCGAAACGGAAAGTTTGTGGAACATTCCCGACACCACGGCTCCGGTGGAGCACTCCATTGAAGGCCGGAAAAAGCTTGCTGTATTGAAAGAGGCCTTGGATGAGTTGCCGCTCCTCACGCAGAAAATTTTTCATTTGCACCGGATGGAGGGCCGTACTTATGCTGACGTGGCCCGTCTGTTGAAGGTTTCGGAAAGCACGGTCCAGAAACACCTTGCCAAAGCCTTGTATCACGCGATGCAGGCCTTGAAATCACTTTGA
- a CDS encoding aconitate hydratase, which yields MPAKNVTQQLIDAHLTLGSLTPDENIALHIDQTLTQDATGTLVMLAVEAMNPNRVQTEVSVQYVDHNLIQSDNKNPDDHLFLRSACRRYGIWYSPPGHGVSHPVHMMHFGKPGKTLAGSDSHTCAAGSLGMLAIGCGGLDVALAMVGEPLHLKMPRVWGVELTGRLPKWVSAKDVILEMLRRHGVKGGLNRIIEYHGPGLEHLSAMDRHVIANMGAELGATTTVFPADRAVRDFLNRYGRGEDFRELTADSGADYDDHDHIDLSQLEPMIAKPTSPGNVVPVSEVAGEDIYQAYIGSSANPAFRDFVIASKMLEGHRVHPGVSFDVNPTSRELLEDLTREGLLNHFIHAGTRIHQAGCNGCIGMGQAPATGRNSLRTVPRNFPGRSGTKEDSVFLCSPETATASAITGVITDPRTLKMECPNVDEPANPAIHRDLLEAPLDSEQAKALGLVKGPNIKSLPELKPLPDTLTLPVLLKAGDNVSTDEILPAGNKVLPFRSNIPEISKFAFTPLDPDFPQRAKELKESNGHAVVAGDNYGQGSSREHAALAPRYLGLRVVAATSFARIHRQNLINYGVLPLTFKNPQDLDSLQTGDVLHLTGLHHALKQTRPLLLTVNGETGRRMEVEHGLSHRNLEAVLAGSLINLFKKQTARRP from the coding sequence ATGCCCGCGAAAAACGTCACGCAACAACTCATCGACGCCCACCTCACTTTGGGCAGTCTGACCCCCGATGAAAACATCGCGCTTCATATCGATCAAACCCTGACGCAGGACGCCACCGGAACGCTGGTCATGCTGGCGGTGGAAGCCATGAATCCCAATCGCGTGCAGACCGAAGTATCGGTGCAGTACGTCGATCACAACCTCATTCAATCCGACAATAAAAACCCGGACGACCATTTGTTTCTGCGCAGCGCCTGCCGGCGTTACGGCATCTGGTACAGTCCGCCGGGACACGGCGTCAGCCACCCTGTGCACATGATGCACTTCGGCAAGCCGGGAAAAACCCTCGCGGGTTCAGACAGCCACACCTGCGCCGCCGGGTCGCTGGGCATGCTGGCGATCGGTTGCGGCGGGCTGGACGTGGCGCTCGCCATGGTGGGCGAACCGTTGCATCTGAAAATGCCGCGCGTCTGGGGGGTGGAGCTCACCGGCCGCCTGCCGAAGTGGGTCAGCGCCAAAGACGTGATCCTGGAAATGCTGCGCCGTCATGGGGTCAAAGGCGGGTTGAACCGCATCATCGAATACCACGGACCCGGTCTCGAACACCTGAGCGCGATGGACCGCCACGTCATTGCCAACATGGGCGCGGAGCTGGGCGCCACCACCACGGTATTTCCGGCGGACCGCGCGGTGCGTGATTTTCTCAATCGCTACGGACGCGGCGAAGACTTTCGGGAACTCACCGCCGATTCCGGGGCCGATTACGACGACCACGACCATATCGACCTTTCGCAGTTGGAACCGATGATCGCAAAACCCACCAGTCCCGGCAATGTGGTGCCCGTCAGCGAGGTGGCGGGGGAAGACATCTATCAGGCTTACATCGGTTCGTCGGCCAACCCGGCCTTTCGCGATTTTGTCATCGCCTCAAAAATGCTGGAAGGCCACCGCGTTCATCCCGGCGTGTCGTTCGACGTCAACCCGACATCGCGTGAGTTGCTGGAAGACCTCACACGGGAAGGGTTGCTGAACCATTTCATCCACGCTGGAACGCGCATCCATCAGGCCGGGTGCAACGGCTGCATCGGCATGGGGCAGGCTCCAGCGACCGGACGCAACAGCCTGCGCACCGTGCCGCGCAATTTTCCGGGCCGGTCCGGAACGAAGGAAGACAGCGTCTTTTTGTGTAGTCCCGAAACCGCAACGGCCTCGGCCATCACCGGCGTCATCACCGACCCGCGCACGCTTAAGATGGAATGCCCGAACGTCGATGAACCCGCCAACCCCGCCATCCATCGCGATCTGCTGGAAGCGCCTCTCGATTCAGAACAGGCGAAGGCGCTCGGGTTGGTCAAGGGACCCAATATCAAGTCGCTGCCGGAGCTGAAGCCGTTGCCGGACACATTGACCCTGCCGGTCCTGCTCAAAGCGGGCGACAACGTGTCCACCGATGAAATCCTTCCGGCGGGCAACAAAGTGCTGCCGTTCCGCAGCAACATTCCGGAAATTTCGAAATTCGCATTCACCCCCCTCGACCCGGATTTTCCGCAACGCGCAAAGGAACTGAAAGAGTCCAACGGGCATGCCGTGGTCGCCGGAGACAACTACGGTCAGGGATCGAGCCGCGAACACGCCGCGCTGGCTCCGCGCTACCTGGGGTTGCGTGTGGTCGCCGCAACCAGTTTCGCGCGCATCCACAGGCAGAACCTCATCAACTACGGCGTTCTGCCGTTGACCTTTAAAAATCCGCAAGACCTCGACTCCCTTCAAACCGGCGATGTGCTCCACCTGACCGGGCTGCACCACGCACTGAAACAGACCCGCCCCCTCCTCCTAACCGTCAACGGCGAGACGGGGAGGCGCATGGAAGTGGAACACGGCTTGTCGCATCGCAACCTGGAAGCCGTTCTGGCCGGAAGCCTTATCAATCTTTTTAAAAAGCAGACAGCCCGCCGTCCGTAG
- a CDS encoding adenylate/guanylate cyclase domain-containing protein encodes MLRSKKFLKLIVLLDAGLVLLILAFWLLRGSVWASWDFQVLDRFHEHAIQEGKGPEASPRLVYLLITDDAYAEFDKNALDRGYLSRVNRILSMLRPEAVAFDIIFAREGDPATDKKFARSIARLRTAYLPIAFRLADSSKPFDWLPGSVYAQLNSKITASLPETGEAQPFYGDQPVLQNDLFAAKARGTGHINAENDSDGVYRHFPLLIKLGDRYFPSLPLQMFLDFAGVPFEHVQVEWGRALTIPAVEGGRLDDARVIPIDERGQVYVPYVNTWEHDFPKVAVTRLRELFADEDMQGNLSEFFGGRFVMLGDVSHGISDIGQTPLEENVPLIAVHASVLNGLLENRFYDRWTDGQVFACLGALAVLLGGAACFRQLWIYYLVGFGGLAGLGALAWWQFTHDSLFPVTSATAAYLVVFVGLVVGLQVSLSRHGAFIRTAFSRYVPVQVVEQLLENPDLLRLGGEEREATVLFSDLEGFTTVSETMPPPHLAKLLNEYLTEMTRIIIENGGIIDKYLGDGIMAEFGIPLDTPSHADHAVRAALAMQTALRTMNTGWEKQGRVQVKCRIGIHTGTLIAGNLGSDQVFDYTVIGDSVNLAARLEGVNKLYHTEVIISEKTRSLLTPEVFRVRPLDIIKVKGKSEPVRIYEVYGLEVKPMTEMDADYYRLYEEGFRAYLNREFATAAGLFNQSLQIRPGDAPSLNMLHCMNRLNPEDLPKDWDGSTALDFK; translated from the coding sequence ATGTTGCGAAGTAAAAAGTTTTTAAAACTCATCGTCCTTTTGGATGCAGGGCTGGTATTGCTCATCCTTGCCTTCTGGCTTCTGCGCGGATCGGTCTGGGCCAGTTGGGATTTTCAGGTTCTCGACCGGTTTCACGAGCACGCCATCCAGGAGGGCAAGGGGCCTGAGGCGTCGCCGCGCCTGGTCTATCTACTGATCACGGACGACGCGTACGCGGAGTTTGACAAGAACGCGCTGGACCGGGGCTACCTGTCGCGGGTCAATCGCATCCTGTCCATGCTGCGTCCGGAAGCGGTGGCGTTCGACATCATCTTCGCCCGCGAAGGCGACCCGGCCACCGATAAAAAGTTCGCCCGTTCCATCGCCCGCCTGCGCACCGCCTACCTGCCGATCGCGTTTCGTCTCGCCGACTCCTCCAAGCCGTTCGACTGGCTTCCCGGTAGCGTTTACGCGCAACTGAATTCAAAAATAACCGCATCGTTGCCTGAAACCGGCGAGGCGCAACCGTTTTACGGAGACCAGCCGGTGTTGCAGAACGATCTGTTTGCCGCAAAGGCGCGCGGCACCGGGCACATCAATGCGGAAAACGATTCCGACGGCGTGTACCGTCATTTCCCCCTGCTCATCAAACTGGGCGACCGTTATTTTCCTTCCCTGCCGTTGCAGATGTTTCTGGATTTTGCCGGGGTGCCGTTCGAACACGTGCAGGTTGAATGGGGGCGGGCGTTGACCATCCCCGCTGTCGAGGGCGGCCGCCTCGATGACGCGCGGGTCATCCCCATTGATGAGCGCGGGCAGGTGTACGTGCCGTATGTGAATACCTGGGAACACGATTTCCCGAAAGTTGCGGTCACCCGTCTGCGTGAGCTGTTTGCCGATGAGGACATGCAGGGCAACCTCAGTGAGTTTTTCGGCGGACGTTTTGTCATGCTGGGCGATGTGTCGCACGGCATCAGCGACATCGGCCAGACGCCGCTGGAAGAAAACGTGCCTCTCATCGCCGTGCATGCATCGGTGTTGAACGGGCTGCTGGAAAACCGGTTCTATGACAGGTGGACGGACGGGCAGGTGTTTGCGTGCCTGGGCGCGCTGGCAGTGCTGCTGGGCGGGGCCGCGTGCTTCCGCCAGTTGTGGATTTATTACCTGGTTGGCTTTGGTGGGCTGGCCGGGTTGGGGGCGTTGGCCTGGTGGCAGTTCACCCACGACTCCCTGTTTCCGGTAACGTCTGCAACGGCAGCGTACCTGGTTGTGTTCGTAGGGCTGGTGGTGGGATTGCAGGTGTCGTTGTCCCGTCACGGCGCGTTCATCCGCACCGCTTTTTCGCGTTACGTTCCGGTGCAGGTGGTGGAGCAGTTGCTGGAGAACCCGGATCTGTTGCGTCTGGGGGGAGAGGAACGGGAGGCCACGGTGCTGTTCTCCGATCTGGAAGGCTTCACCACCGTTTCCGAAACCATGCCGCCGCCGCACCTCGCCAAACTGCTGAACGAATACCTGACAGAGATGACGCGCATCATCATCGAGAACGGCGGCATCATCGACAAGTACCTGGGCGATGGCATCATGGCGGAGTTTGGCATTCCACTCGACACGCCCAGCCATGCCGATCACGCAGTGCGGGCGGCGTTGGCCATGCAGACGGCGCTCCGCACCATGAATACCGGCTGGGAAAAACAAGGCCGTGTGCAGGTGAAGTGCCGCATCGGCATCCACACCGGCACCCTCATTGCGGGGAATCTGGGATCGGACCAGGTGTTCGATTACACCGTGATCGGCGACTCGGTCAATCTCGCTGCCCGGCTGGAAGGCGTCAACAAGTTGTATCACACCGAAGTGATCATTTCCGAAAAGACGCGCAGCCTGCTGACGCCGGAGGTGTTCCGCGTGCGGCCGCTCGACATCATCAAAGTGAAAGGTAAAAGCGAGCCGGTGCGGATTTATGAGGTGTATGGTCTGGAAGTGAAACCGATGACTGAAATGGATGCGGACTATTACCGGTTGTACGAGGAAGGCTTCCGCGCATACCTCAACCGGGAGTTCGCCACCGCCGCCGGGCTTTTCAACCAGAGCTTGCAGATACGCCCGGGGGACGCCCCCAGCCTGAACATGCTCCACTGCATGAACCGCCTGAATCCGGAGGACCTGCCCAAAGACTGGGACGGCTCCACCGCCCTCGACTTCAAGTAG
- a CDS encoding glycine cleavage system protein R: MENWFMLSMVGKDQPGIVARLSASLCKAGCNLGESSMAALSDNFTIMMMVHWEGRQEELVNVVQPISDNLGLTFNVHPVPGKLEHHRQPDIRVSIYAEDRKGIIEDATTALADAGLNILHLDSNFDEETGSVHPVFYLHIEGTLSRGIEPVEQALDILCEEKQMNIQLIPVNPSIK, from the coding sequence ATGGAAAACTGGTTCATGCTTTCAATGGTTGGGAAAGACCAGCCGGGTATTGTCGCCCGATTGAGTGCCTCTCTGTGCAAAGCCGGGTGCAACCTCGGCGAATCTTCCATGGCCGCGCTCAGTGACAATTTCACCATCATGATGATGGTGCATTGGGAAGGCCGGCAGGAAGAGCTGGTGAACGTGGTGCAACCCATCAGTGACAACCTGGGCCTCACCTTCAACGTCCATCCCGTACCCGGCAAACTGGAACATCACCGGCAACCCGACATCCGCGTCAGCATTTACGCGGAGGACCGCAAGGGCATCATCGAAGACGCCACCACGGCGCTGGCCGACGCCGGGCTGAACATCCTGCATCTCGATTCCAACTTCGATGAGGAAACAGGCTCGGTCCATCCCGTTTTTTATCTGCATATTGAAGGCACCCTGTCACGCGGCATCGAACCGGTCGAGCAGGCCCTCGACATCCTCTGCGAGGAAAAGCAGATGAACATCCAACTCATCCCGGTCAACCCCAGCATCAAATGA
- a CDS encoding GspH/FimT family pseudopilin: MATRQSPLNRPPTRRPPPPPEPEDTPEKAWPMVEVVTAAVIAVLLLFGGIPQIFKWWDAAQLESDVEEVYFILAQARSRAIKSGGDVLVVFDPAARAYTLYLDKNKNGTGEPGEVLTEQTLPEALQFAPPEVLTDIMDIWGGETLDQEAVVLNKGGHTLIFSNQGQASTDGAIYLAPNPAGDEPLDHLHAIQVFNYGHLRIARYAPENTPPWK, encoded by the coding sequence ATGGCCACCCGTCAATCCCCTCTCAATCGCCCCCCCACCCGGCGACCGCCACCGCCGCCCGAGCCGGAAGACACGCCGGAAAAAGCGTGGCCGATGGTTGAGGTGGTGACCGCAGCGGTCATCGCAGTTCTCCTGCTTTTCGGTGGAATTCCACAGATTTTCAAATGGTGGGACGCGGCCCAACTGGAATCGGATGTGGAGGAAGTTTACTTCATCCTGGCGCAGGCCCGCTCCCGTGCCATCAAATCGGGGGGGGATGTCCTCGTGGTGTTCGACCCCGCCGCCCGCGCTTACACCCTGTATCTGGACAAGAATAAAAACGGAACGGGAGAACCCGGCGAGGTTCTCACGGAGCAAACCTTACCGGAGGCCCTGCAGTTTGCCCCGCCGGAGGTCTTGACGGATATTATGGACATCTGGGGCGGCGAGACGTTGGATCAGGAAGCCGTGGTCCTGAACAAGGGAGGGCACACGCTGATATTTTCCAATCAAGGTCAGGCCAGCACCGATGGTGCGATCTATTTGGCTCCCAACCCTGCTGGTGATGAGCCCCTGGATCATCTGCATGCCATCCAGGTTTTCAATTACGGGCACCTGCGCATTGCCCGCTACGCACCGGAAAACACCCCGCCCTGGAAATAA
- a CDS encoding pilus assembly PilX family protein, which produces MRPQTDMEIKILKDNSLRFRSLDNESGLTMVMVLLFLVMLAALAPIAVQKTVLDTKMTANFKTDKQLFFIADAGVQDAMNAIFTTNSNDLDDELTTNSGVIRNNIAFGGGNYTVTVTDNNDGDGNLNDDTDNVVYLTSVGTRNGETKTVRMLLRATLDTWLSPGAVISDGTLMISGNPDLVGTEGSVHANINLEISGSPTISKDATASGSLSISGSPSISGVQDAGVANLTVPTAVPLDYKMDADFILDATGKVYSTSTDPPTLIDGDGSWNGWDYVGSGRWVVSGSTAPPDGMYYVDGDVNISGNPGTTANPWATSIVTEGHIEISGNPAFSNYKDPNAAEGIQNLLFVAGTDLKINGNPGQTYEGVMYAGEQASFAGNPDVNGVLMIQNNASSDGLVSENNISGNPTITYNGSLSTPFATGGMELTTLAWQEM; this is translated from the coding sequence ATGAGACCACAAACTGATATGGAAATTAAAATTTTAAAAGACAATTCCCTGCGCTTTCGCAGTCTGGATAACGAGTCCGGCCTGACCATGGTCATGGTTCTGCTGTTTCTGGTGATGCTGGCGGCCCTGGCTCCCATCGCGGTTCAGAAAACGGTTTTGGATACCAAGATGACCGCCAATTTCAAGACCGACAAGCAATTGTTCTTCATCGCCGATGCCGGCGTGCAGGATGCGATGAACGCCATCTTTACGACCAATTCCAACGATCTGGATGACGAACTGACCACCAACAGCGGCGTCATCCGCAACAACATTGCTTTCGGCGGCGGCAACTACACGGTGACGGTAACGGACAACAACGATGGCGACGGCAATCTCAACGACGACACCGACAACGTGGTGTACCTGACCTCCGTCGGCACGCGCAACGGCGAAACCAAGACCGTACGCATGCTGTTGCGCGCCACGCTGGACACCTGGCTGTCTCCGGGGGCGGTGATCTCCGATGGCACCCTCATGATCAGCGGCAATCCGGATCTCGTCGGCACCGAAGGGAGCGTCCACGCCAACATCAACCTGGAAATCTCCGGTAGCCCGACCATTTCGAAAGACGCGACGGCTTCGGGTAGTCTCTCCATCAGTGGCAGTCCGAGTATTAGCGGGGTGCAGGACGCTGGCGTGGCGAATCTGACCGTGCCCACTGCGGTGCCGCTGGATTACAAGATGGATGCCGATTTCATTCTGGACGCAACCGGGAAGGTTTATTCCACCTCCACCGACCCGCCGACTCTGATCGACGGCGACGGCAGTTGGAATGGTTGGGATTACGTGGGTTCCGGCAGGTGGGTGGTCTCCGGCAGTACGGCCCCGCCCGATGGCATGTATTATGTCGATGGCGATGTGAATATTTCCGGCAATCCGGGAACCACTGCCAACCCCTGGGCCACCTCCATTGTGACGGAAGGGCATATTGAGATTTCCGGTAACCCCGCGTTTTCGAACTACAAAGACCCCAACGCCGCGGAAGGTATTCAGAACCTGCTGTTTGTGGCGGGGACCGACCTGAAGATCAACGGCAATCCCGGGCAGACCTATGAAGGAGTCATGTACGCCGGAGAACAAGCCTCGTTTGCCGGAAACCCGGACGTCAACGGGGTTTTGATGATCCAGAACAATGCAAGTTCCGATGGCCTGGTCAGTGAAAATAACATTTCCGGTAACCCGACGATCACCTACAACGGCAGTCTCAGCACGCCTTTCGCTACCGGCGGTATGGAATTGACCACGCTGGCCTGGCAGGAAATGTAA